ttttttacCTATCAACCATAGCTTTAGCACTGAGTAGACCAGAAAATATCCCACAGTATTTTCCTGATTCTCAGCCTTAGACAATAACTTCCCATAGTATTCTGATTTATTCcagtctgttttctctccctttctttccacaTACATAAACCTACTGGTAATATAGGGCAGAGAGTAACAAAGTCAAAGTTATTGATTAAATAAAAACTTGTTAGTAATTGGTGATTTGACTTagttgtaacattttaaaaatagtagtctgaaattaatgctttaaaaacttaatttggggccaagcgtggtggctcatgcctgtaatcccagcaatttgggaggccaaggcgggcagatcacgatgtcaggagattgagaccatcctggctaacacggtgaaaccctgtctctactaaaaaaaaaaaaaaaaaaaagattagcggggcatggtggtgggcacctgtagtcccagctactaggaaggctaaggcaggagaatcgcttgaaccagggaggcggaggttgcagtgagcacagatcaggccactgcactctagcctgggcgacagacagagactctgtccaaaaagaaaaaaaaaaaaaacacgcacAACAAAACCTCAATTTGATCCAGTGTCTAACACACCAGTGGCAACCAAGCCTCTATGTTAAATTTCCTGTGTGAAACTTCTCTCGTGTAGTCTTTTACTCTATGGAGTCTttcacgcacacatgcacacactcagtCTTAGGTCTTTGTGGACTTTTAGGCATTAACAATTTAGGTAGTAGAGGTGGTGCAAACTGTCTGTGAAAGGCACGTACGAACGCGTTCAACTGAGGGGAAAACTCTCATACACAGTAGGTGGCATCTCATCGGGTGAACGCCTATGTGTGTGGTCAAGGCAGTGGTTAAAGCCGGCCTGTGCTTCGGCGGAGTCTGCCCTGCTCCTCCGCGGGGTAGGACTGAGGCGTGAGAAGCGTGAGTTGAAACAGGTGAGAGTAACGCGCAGCCGCCCCTCGAGCTGCGCTGTGCAGGAGGGATGTGGCGCTGGCCGCAGTGCTGAACTTGTTCTCCGAGCGGTCCCGAAGTCGGTGGGCCTGGAGGGGCCTGTCGGGTTTGTGAATTCGCTGGCAACCGGCAGTCTCACGTCCTCGGGTGTGGATTTCTGGCTCTGAGCACAGACTCCTGAGGGCCACCTGGCTAGTGTAGGGATGGCCTTTGACCTATTCCCACCAGCACAGCTTCTACTTCTCAACAGCAACGCGtctactatttattgagtgcctccaGTGGTCCCTGACACTTGACATTCACCCCCAGTGGTCCGCATAAATCATTgcaattcaaagaaaaagaagtaacgCCCAGGAGGTTGAAGACCTTGCCCAAGGGAACACGACTACCAAATGGCTGATCTCTCTCCATGATGCTCAAAAAAGGTTTCCTGCACACTATCCACGTGCCACCCTCACAGCCTCTTCTTGCTGGCTCCACACACCTCcaactcttcctttttcctttctccttttccctccccgATCACCCTCGGCACCCTGCCACCAGGTTTGCATCAAGCAAAAGTAATCTCCCCTACAGCAGACCCTCTATCACCACCAAGTGATACAAAAAACTGGGATTCAGGACAGGGTTTATTCACACATCTTGCCCCTATGCGCTCAGAAGTCCAAACCCAGTGGGAGATCCAACACTGGTCCCCGAGACCCCAGCTTgctgtgtaaccttggacaaGTAGTCACATCGCTGAACCTAAGTTCTAGAACTGCGTGAGATTATTTTTCGGTGCTCATCGGTATGGATACAAACACAAggtccttctttttctctctctctctatccttcTTCTCAAGTCTAGTTGGGCAAACTCGCTTTTTCTTCCCACCAGGGCCATAGCCAGCTCTAGCCCTTGTGGAGGAAGAAACCAGGTCCCCGCTGCTAAAGGtgttctccccacccccaacctcaggGTGTGACCTGTTCTTCCGGGGCACACTAGCCCAGCGTCGCCCAGGGCTCCGGAGAGAGCTCCTCACGTTCCCGCTTCGCGGCGCCTGGTCTCTGCGGTCCCCACACGCTGGGACGCTTTGGGAAGTGCGAGATGGAGCTGGAGCGAGAACGCGAACGCAAGGCAGGGCTGGTGACAGGTATGTGTGTGGGCGCCGGCCGGAGGCTGTGTTGGGAGAGAGAAACTTTGGGGGAGAcggtgggggaaaggggaggtgCCAGAGAAAGCAGTGGGTCACTCGCCCACTGACCATtagtctctctccctcttccacgTCCCGATCTCACCTCCTCCCTCGGTTTCTGCCTCtcacctccctctctttcttctccaagCATCCTCCCCACGCGTCTGCACCCGCTCTCCCCTCGCACCCTCCCGCGCCTAAGGGGACCTCCTCGGGAGCCAGCTCGGTCCAGTCTCCCAGCGCTGTCACATCCCAGAGCCTGTTCGGCTGAGCCGGCAGCATGTGGAACGCAACGCCCAGCGAAGAGCCGGGGCTCAACCTCACACTGGAGGACCTGGACTGGGATGCGTCCCCCGGCAACGACTCGCTGGGCGACGAGCTGCTGCCGCCCTTCACTGCGCCGCTGCTGGCGGGCGTCACAGCCACCTGCGTGGCGCTCTTCGTGGTGGGCATCGCTGGTAACCTGCTTACCATGCTGGTGGTGTCGCGCTTCCGCGAGCTGCGCACCACCACCAACCTCTACCTGTCCAGCATGGCCTTCTCCGACCTGCTCATCTTCCTCTGCATGCCCCTGGACCTCGTTCGCCTTTGGCAGTACCGGCCCTGGAACTTCGGCGACCTGCTCTGCAAACTATTCCAATTCGTCAGCGAAAGCTGCACCTACGCCACGGTGCTCACCATCACAGCCCTGAGCGTCGAGCGCTACTTCGCCATCTGCTTCCCGCTGCGGGCCAAGGTGGTGGTCACCAAGGGCCGGGTGAAGCTGGTCATCCTCGTCATCTGGGCCGTAGCCTTCTGCAGCGCTGGGCCCATCTTCGTGCTAGTCGGGGTGGAGCACGAGAACGGGACCGACCCTTGGGACACCAACGAGTGCCGCCCCACCGAGTTCGCGGTGCGTTCTGGACTGCTCACGGTCATGGTGTGGGTGTCCAGcgtcttcttcttccttcctgtcttctgtcTCACGGTCCTCTACAGTCTCATCGGCAGGAAGCTGTGGCGGAGGAGGCGCGGCGATGCTGCCGTGGGCGCCTCGCTCAAGGACCAGAACCACAAGCAAACCGTGAAAATGCTGGGTGGGTCTCAGAGCGCGCTCGAGCTTTCTCTCGCGGGTCCCCTCTTCTCCCTGTGCCTTCTCACTTCTCTCTGAGTCTCCATCTCTATTTCCCCCGGAGCCTCTACCTCTTTTTTCAGtttctctgggcctctgtctcTCTGCATGCGTCTCAATTATTCTCTCCCCTTGCTTTCTTGAGTGATGTCTTTGGTCTCtcaatctctctgtctctgtcactctctctcttccccctttgTCAGTGTCTTGACTCTTTCTTACTGTCTCTATCTCTTTGTgtctcttcctgtctctcctttctctttcatgCAAAAATGTCCCACATTTATGTTTCcctaaaatgaattttatatcaGCCCAGAAACTCCACTTTAAAATTGAGATATCTTATAAAAGTCTATTGTGGTCTTAAGCGTTAAAAGTGAGGACTGACTTCCTGCCTCAAACAGGATTTGTGAATATCTAAGTTACATTAAGAAAAGCAAGGCTTGGATCTAGAAAGTATTCAGTGGTAAATTCAACCACAGACATGATCAGTTTGGATAAACCTATTAGagattgttcatttttctttcaatattgtgATTTGTTTTCTGCTCTGCATTTTTTCAGATAATTGCATCAATTCTGTTTACCTGTTGCTGTTTATACAGCTTTGTAAGGAAGTCAGTGACAAATCAGTAGTCTCGTTTGTTTTCATGATTACCTGCCTCTTCAGGTAGGATAGAGTAGGATCAAGTAAAGATAAACTAGGATGAGCAAAGctccaaaaggagaaaaagagactttgtggaaaccaacagaatttaCTGCTTCCCCAAATGACCCTTCAGTAACATCTGGGCACAAGGTCATAACTGGATTTGCAGAATGTTTATTGCACAAATTCGGTGTCTTAAAGTATATGTGTTTGGTACAAGTAAGTAATAAAACATGAGTTTATATCCCAGCAAGATATTAATTCTACTTGCATTTTCAAAACCAAGgtctgtatattttattatttagatattataGTCAAGACTTCATGCTTACTGACGTATTTTAAGGCTTCTTAGAAGCCATTCCAGGATGATTTCATATTTCCAAATTTACACTTCCTGGGTCCTGCATATCAAAGTGATAGAGTTTATTCAAGGAAtgtcaaggattttattttctagacCAGTGATTCTCATGATATGACTCATAGCTTCTAAGCCCACTAGTGTTAGAGGACTCCAAGCTGTCATCTCTGAGATTCAGATTGTTTGTGGCAGTTAAGTTGCTACTATAAATTTAGTTTTAAGGATAAGTTTAATACTTTcctccaattttattttcaagcCATTAATTTCCTCATTGGTGTCTCAACACCAATGTTAACTTTCTTCTTCCTGGACAATTTGAAGGGGATCACTAAAGTGTTACAAagactaaaaaattatttgctattatttttcccTGATTTCTGAATTTCAAACAACCTAAAAACTTAGACatcattaaaaattatcttacacAGGCAAAATGGAGACTTGGATGGATGATAATTTATATGAATTGGTTTAATAACAGCCTTACTTGTATCTATTGCAGGTGGCATAGAATCACCCATCTCAGTGATTCTTAATCCTGATTGTATGTTCAGTCCTCTGTgaaactttagaaaaaaagaaaaggaaaagcatatACCCTGATCTCCCTCTTGGAGATTAAATTTGACCGAGTCTATACTACATTCAAGGAATCTGCATTGTGTACAAAAGTACCCCAGGAGACTCGGATACACAGCTGTGGTTGGGTACAACAACTTTGTGCGTGTGTCTAACACATAACAACTGCTGGACTATTGTGAATAAATGGTCTGGTCAGTTGAGTCAATATGTCAACTCAACACAAAATCACTCAGGTAGTTGTTAAATAGAAATGACTGGGAAGCTCCGTAAAAATTGTTGAACGGTTGGTTCAGACAGACTGAATCTTTGTTAAAATGTAggaatgaggaagaagagaacaCAATGTTTCTCTGAAGTCAATGGTCATAGTTCATGAGACAAAAGTCAATGGTCATAGTTCATGAGACAAAAGTCTTAAAAATTGAATGTGATTTGCTATGACATTTCTTGAGCTGATTATCTTTCTCTCATTGTCCTTTTAGCTGTAGTGGTGTTTGCTTTCATCCTCTGCTGGCTGCCCTTCCACGTAGGGcgatatttattttccaaatcctTTGAGCCTGGCTCCTTGGAGATTGCTCAGATCAGCCAGTACTGCAACCTCGTGTCCTTTGTCCTCTTCTACCTCAGCGCTGCCATCAACCCTATTCTATACAACATCATGTCCAAGAAGTACCGGGTGGCGGTGTTCAGACTTCTGGGATTCGAACCCTTCTCCCAGAGAAAGCTCTCCACTCTGAAGGATGAGAGTTCTCGGGCCTGGACAGAATCTAGTTTTAATACATGACCTAGCACATTGCTGATTACAGTCACTGCTTATTCTAAACCAGAAGCCATAACACAGCAGAACTTGGGAGGAAGCTGAAGGTTAATTTTGGAATTAGGAACATGTAGATCCTGAAACAACTGGGAGGGAAAAA
This genomic stretch from Callithrix jacchus isolate 240 chromosome 17, calJac240_pri, whole genome shotgun sequence harbors:
- the GHSR gene encoding growth hormone secretagogue receptor type 1, which gives rise to MWNATPSEEPGLNLTLEDLDWDASPGNDSLGDELLPPFTAPLLAGVTATCVALFVVGIAGNLLTMLVVSRFRELRTTTNLYLSSMAFSDLLIFLCMPLDLVRLWQYRPWNFGDLLCKLFQFVSESCTYATVLTITALSVERYFAICFPLRAKVVVTKGRVKLVILVIWAVAFCSAGPIFVLVGVEHENGTDPWDTNECRPTEFAVRSGLLTVMVWVSSVFFFLPVFCLTVLYSLIGRKLWRRRRGDAAVGASLKDQNHKQTVKMLAVVVFAFILCWLPFHVGRYLFSKSFEPGSLEIAQISQYCNLVSFVLFYLSAAINPILYNIMSKKYRVAVFRLLGFEPFSQRKLSTLKDESSRAWTESSFNT